The following DNA comes from Capsicum annuum cultivar UCD-10X-F1 chromosome 7, UCD10Xv1.1, whole genome shotgun sequence.
AACTGCATAAACTTTCCTTTGAATTGATTGGTTCCAAGTTGTTCGTTGACGATTCGCTGTACAGCCTCTAATCGTAGgcattgtgttattgttttatgttgtttctttttgataaatatctctcttcatatgatttattgctgtccaatattttcaaatttaaagatGTTCAGATGACAGCAATAATCTAGTCTCTCAACATTTGATAGGATTTTATTTAAGCAACAACGGTGAAGGTCGAGGATTTGGGTAGAAGGCTAGTAATAAATAGTTTCGTATCTTGTCTCCTCTGCTAGTAGTATTAGTAttacttttgatatttttgttgttttactattttcatatttctcattCTTAGTTTTCTATTACTActagaaggggagccttggagtaactggtaaagttgctgccatgtgaccaagaggtcacgggttcaagccttggaaacagcctctggcagaaatgcaaggtaaggctgcttacaatacacccttgtggtggggcccttccccgggcaccgtgcatagcggtagctttagtgcaccgggctgcccttttagtTTTCTATTACTACTTATTGTCTCTTATGCCTTCATAAATGTTGTGTTTTTGCTTTCGTTGAGCTGAGGGCctattagaaacaacctctcCACCTGTCAAGGTAGGGGTACGGTCTAGGGGTacggtctgtgtacactctaccctctccagaccccacttgtggggcTACACTAggtacgttgttgttgttgttgttatcttgggTAGCTTGATATAATTACGGAGACAACCGTGGTTTACTTATTCCCGATTGTGGACCAGGGCATTATGTTCCTCAGCTAAGTCAAGCTATTGTGAGGGACAACCACGGTTTAAAGAAGCCAGCGATCAACTTAAAAGGTTTCATGGTATGCACATCTGTTTCTCAACCGAATGCACACACGCATAAGATTATTAAAGCCAAAAACATTTGCATTTGTGTAGTTTTTAATACTGACGCACTAGGTGTTGAGCGCTGCAGGTTGGAAATGCTTTGACCGATGACTATCATGATCACTTAGGATTATTTCAATTCATGTGGTCAGTTGGAATGATTTCTGACCAAACGTACAAGCAGGCGAATGCTTTGTGCGACTACGAATCATTTTTAACACCGTCAGAACAGTGTAATAAGATTCTCGATCAGGCTAATGAAGAAATCGGAAATATTGATAGCTACAGCATCTTCACTCCAGCATGCACAGACAAGTTTAGTATACTAAACCACTTTCTCAGAAAGAGCAATGTAAGTGACGGAACCTTTACTCTCACATTAACTTCGGTTATAACGTTTTAAGTTTATTCACTTAGTGTTCATTGTCTACGTAGAGAGTATGCATGGTTgtttatgaaaattatgtaatCAATATACCATATatcaattttcattctctcagtTGATAAATTTAGCCAGTATATATCTCACATTAGTGTGTTTCCTCACGAGACAGAATATCGCTTCTTCCAAATGCATTATTATCAGCTAGTCTGAGTAGAACAGGAGATTAAAATGTTGAAAAACACGTTGCGATCACTGATATAATCTTATTCCTTTAAATAGAGGGTAGGCTATCTCAGAAGAAGCTACGATCCATGCACAGAGCAGCACTCGAAGATCTATTTCAATCTTCCCGAAGTTCAGGAGGCTCTTCATGTTCATAAGAGAAACTCATCATTCAAATGGGTAACTTGCAGGTATTTTCATTTTGTTCATCTACTGGATATCTTCTCAACATCTAGGGGAATCTAAGTTGcatggactcttcactttcgatgccacacacgtgttggattctccaaaaatgcactattttttgagaatccgacacgcacccacATACATTTTTAAAGAGTCCGAGCGACACGGAGGGTGTTTTACCGTATAAACGAACGGTGCTTTACAGTGGTTTGAAAAGTTGAGGACTGCTTGCCttctaaaggaaagaaaaaaatactaaaaattcttGGTGTTTAAAGATGTTATTATTGTGTCCTTACCATTATTGTGTAGGTTAATCTACTCAGTGAGCTCCGTTGTCTTTCGATTTTCAATGTATTGTATTAGGTGGCATCATGTATTTACTCATTTTCCCTACTTGCAGTGAAGAAGTATCCAATGGTTGGAAGGATTCTCCCAAGACAGTGCTGGACGTGTATCGTGAACTGATAGAATCTGGCCTTCGTATTTGGGTTTTCAGGTGTGCTTTAATCCTAATGATAAGCTCTTACTTCTCTTCTCACCGTTTACTTGTTAGGATACGAACAAGCCAATGAATGCGTTGAATGGGTTAAAATCTAGTTCCACAATTTGGAGccttacaaaaaaaattgttaagtATTTATGTCGAGGCTGTTAAGAGGATGAAGTATGATTAGAACGATAAAATTGGTGCAATTGAAACATAGAATTCAAAAGCTTTGATAAATACTCAAGGCCTGCTTGCAGAGTGCAGTGCAGACATCGTAGCGTGAATTTCTTGTACCTCAAAAGTGTTTTATCAGCATCTCGTAGACACTACTTCCACTAATGAGAGCTGACAAAGCGTTGATACCATGAacgtttttatcttttttattctaTGACAGCGGTGATACTGATGCTGTGATCCCAGTTACATCAACCCGTTACAGCATAGATGCTCTAAAACTGCCAACCATTGCTCCTTGGCGCGCTTGGTATGATGATGGACAGGTATTTTCATTGCTCAATCTTGTCGTCCTTTAAGAAGTACCTCAAATTCGATCCTGTCAAGCCGCTATCGTACTATGATTAACGTTTAAAACAGGTTGGAGGATGGACACAGGAGTACAAAGGGCTGACATTTGTTACAGTAAGAGGTGCCGGTCATGAAGTTGCTCTGCATAGACCGAAGCAAGCTCTCACTCTCGTCAAGTCATTCTTAGCAGGAACATCCATGCCTAGTTCGGAACAAATTAGTAACTCTTAGTTCTGTTTTTTTGTTTCACCAAGTGATGTTTGTTCATTGATGTCACGCTTATGAGGTGTAAGACGTTATAACTTCTATCTAACGCGAGCGTTAAATGCAGCAGAAATGGAACCAAAGTACTGTTGGATTTATATGATATGAGAATGAATTCTACTTCTCTTGCCAATATCCCTATGTTTNNNNNNNNNNNNNNNNNNNNNNNNNNNNNNNNNNNNNNNNNNNNNNNNNNNNNNNNNNNNNNNNNNNNNNNNNNNNNNNNNNNNNNNNNNNNNNNNNNNNATTCACGAGACATATTATAACTAAGTTAAAGGGTCTATCTGATCACTAGCAAGGCTGAAATATCTaacttgaaaaaattacaaatttaagGTACTATCTAAGTATtaataaagtgaataaataaatataagcTGACTTTTTGCTATTATAGTATGTTCTTAACTGAATTAATAAAGACAAAACATTTTTAGAGAAAATAGGTAAGATctttaatatttcataaataacttTCCTATATTCCACTCACCATCAGTATCATTAATGAAgttactataatatttatttatttatttttttactaaaaaggaGTAAAATTGATAAGTCTCCTACTTCTATAtatttgttattctatttttattttatttatttaatttttctctttaaattaaaaatctcTAAAAGAGGGAAGGAAAATGGCATATAGAATTGAAAGTCtgaaggaaataaaaataaaagtgtttAAGTGGGaacaaaatatgattaaaaataatgttgttgatcaaTATTACTATCAATTAGGGTTGTTATCGAGATTTGAATTTCTGATTTTAACagtgaaaaaataaattgagattATAAGACCTTTAGGTTATCTTATTTCTAATCGTGGGGAACACGTGAGAACTACAATTCTCAAAAAAGGTGTTCAGCCATTCAAAATTGTTGAATCGCCTATTGAGTTTGTTAAAAACATCGAATTAGCTTTGAGGTTATCTGATTTGTTATTTGAAGTCACAATTCCGCATGTAGCTAACGTAATTTTTGATTATCTGTCTAGTAGCTTTGAGCTTTTCggtgaaaaattaaatttgttgGGTACTAaaatggatgatgatgatgatgagttccACAAGATTGTTGTGGTTATTGATGTGGATATGCTGAGTAAAAAAATTGGAATTGGGTCAAAAAGATCGTTGGATGCTTGTAGTTTCTCATTAACTGATCTGTATAAAACGCGGACGAATGATggtaatagcaacaacaacaaaagataaTTTTGTTTACGAGTTgatagagttcaagaatcttctGTTGGGGTTAGCAAAAAGAGAAAATTGGATACGAATATTCTTGAAATACAGTATgcttttgatgattttaatgtTCGGAAAATTTTGAATGCTTTGTTTGACTTCTTCACCTTGAAAAAAGAATTTCTTCGTAAAGTTGAGGACTTTGTTGGAAAAATTCAAAAGTTTAGGGTTATAAAAAGTGGACTAAAGATTAtgaaactgaaaatgaaaaatGTTGCGACTTTTGAGTTGGGAGACATATGCCTTAATTGCTTGAAGAATTTTGAAGAAGAATCAGTCGTGGTGATCACGCCATGTTCACATAAGTTCCATTGGAGTTGTGTATTTACATGGTTGTCAAAGAACAACAGTTGCCCAATATGCAGGGAAAGTTGTTATGTCTGAGTTATTCTCgttgtttaattttttctatctCTAAAGATAAATTTATGTATTGTTAAATTATCATTTTGCTTGGGACCGATCGAGGCAGaactattattataattattattggtggtggtggtggtggaaaaaagtcatttttatttCTAGTCATTTTTTACCCATTGGCCCAACCGCAACCCATTGGTACCTATTATAATACATTACCCCACGTCCCCAACCCTAATCACTTTCACTAATGAGTAGACACTCACAACCTCTCAAACAATTGAAAAACTAATTCCAGCTCCCAACCTCTCAGTCTCTCACACTCTCTCCCTCAATGTCGTCATAGTCTAGCAGTAGTCCTCGTTGTTGTTTTGATCCGCCTTGCCTCAAAAGATGATGTTTGTTGATGCCCACTATTTTGATCTTTCAAATCGCAAAAACAAACTGAAAAAGATCGAACCGAATTTGCAAAAATCGAAataaattgaatttatttcaGTTCAATTCGTTGTCATTTTCggcaaatcaaaaatcaaaaaatcgagCTAAACAAACCGAATGTCCATCCGTAATCACACCCTTAAATATTTAATAACCTTAATAGTCACTAAACGTTCATTTTATTGCTATAATTAAAAGTATCCCAAAATTCACTAAACTATTTTTATATCTAAAAAGCAACTCAATCTTGCCTAACTATCATAGAAAGTCATTTAAACTTGTTGAGGATTGGAGTGTATGTAATGACAACATCAGATGGACTATTCATAAGGGGAATGAAATCAACTTTTTCAATGACAAGTGAATCCCTAACCATGACCCCATCAGAAGCTACATTCAGGGCCCTCCAAAGAAATGGCTGCTTCACCACAATAAACTCCTAGCATTGCTACATCCAATCTTTTGACTCCAATCACCTGAACATTGCTAACTAGCTCACCACTTGGACTAACATCAAAGAGATACCCTTCAATAGATGGTTGAGTAGGGACATGGATATTCCTTTTGCTCTTTAGAGTATTTGACTTACAGGGATGATAACCTTTTCAATAATAGAAAACTCCCAATTGACCACCACACAGCTATCCGCTTAGCTACTGAATTTCACTTCCTGACTCACAATCACACCTCCAACCCTAACCCCACCACCATcctaaataagaaaacctatgtattataaaaataagtttaaaaaatataatgaatatgacaaatggataccaaaataaataattaataaaaattataactttttagaccagataaactgaagtctatagctacaaatcagctaactcagcagtgtgcagagctatgtcgatcggaagacattaaagttccagagctagaaggagacgttgggacactcc
Coding sequences within:
- the LOC107854262 gene encoding serine carboxypeptidase II-2, whose product is MLNVMWGCLVLVLFFISGSFCINPNAEKELDKVTKLPGQGFNVNFAHYSGYVTVNEESERALFYWFFEAVDDPSSKPLVLWLNGGPGCSSIAFGLAEELGPFHIEKDGKTLYWNPYSWNLAANLLFLDSPVGVGYSYSNTSSDHQNNGDVRTAADSLAFLLKWFERFPEYKGRDFYITGESYAGHYVPQLSQAIVRDNHGLKKPAINLKGFMVGNALTDDYHDHLGLFQFMWSVGMISDQTYKQANALCDYESFLTPSEQCNKILDQANEEIGNIDSYSIFTPACTDKFSILNHFLRKSNRVGYLRRSYDPCTEQHSKIYFNLPEVQEALHVHKRNSSFKWVTCSEEVSNGWKDSPKTVLDVYRELIESGLRIWVFSGDTDAVIPVTSTRYSIDALKLPTIAPWRAWYDDGQVGGWTQEYKGLTFVTVRGAGHEVALHRPKQALTLVKSFLAGTSMPSSEQISNS